The Thermoclostridium stercorarium subsp. stercorarium DSM 8532 genome contains a region encoding:
- a CDS encoding methyl-accepting chemotaxis protein translates to MGFKRNMALKFMKKSGITYSVNIAADSAKKLDEKLKVLSGIAEQVKKGTVEQSAAVVSTNSMTDELSKSIKGVVRNAERLMELAEQSQKFLEEMVFTIKQVVGNSESTSKSVEEISASIEQMGKSIKSVAGNAESMAASAEEISKISKAIQEIVASIQQVAGNAESTAGSVEQISVSIEQMSKSIKGVAGNAENLTGSAKEATAVVQEVAASIQQVAGNAESTAASVEQISAAIERMGKSIKGVADNAESLSSSAEEATKAIHSMVASIRQVAGNAENTANSIERISLSVEQMGKSVKSVAGNAESMTESAQETSEAVQEIVASIQQVAGNSESTSISIEQISSSIEQMGKSIKGVAGNAESLKESAEEATAAVQEIISSIQQVSGNAESTANSVEQISSSIEQIGKSIRSVAGNAESLTGSAEEASAAIQEIVASIQQVAGNAESTSKSVEEIASSIEQMGKSIQGVAGNAESLKTSADETAAAIQEIVTSIQQVAGNSESTASSVEQIASSIEQIGKSIKGVAGNSESLKASADESSAAIQEMVVSIQQVSGNAESTASSVEQISSSIEQMSKSIKGVAGNAESLKGSAEEATAAVQEIVASIQQVAGNAESTAKSVEEISASIEQMSKSIQGVAKSAELLQKSANETFNVVENMAASISQVAQSAQNVNKLSENVMNDAKDGQKAVADTLLAIKDISEVIHRAENVINGLGKSSEKIGSIIEVIDDIAEQTNLLALNAAIEAARAGEHGKGFAVVADEVRKLAERTATATKEISDLIKGIQGETSQAIKAIEIGTQKVEHGSRLSDEAGKAIEKIVEGIENVNAEIRQITTATEEQNKGSAKIIEAVNTVANQAAMVTQATKEQAAGVENIVKGIANAREQVRQVTVAVKEQAKQGQNIVIAVENVTNQAAQVTQATTEQARGVEEIIKGVANAREQMRQVTVAVKEQAKQGQNIVQAVENVTLQTAQVSAAVKEQAAGVEEIIKGIANAREQLRQITIAVKEQAKQSQNIVAAAENVTKQAAQVTQATIEQAKGVENIIKDIDNAREQMRQVTLAVREQAKQGQSIVAAVENVTRQAAQVSDITKEQAKELENIIKGIENSREQIRQVSEAVKEQAKQGQNIVIAVENVTKQAAQVTQATIEQAQGVEEIIKGVVNAREQVRQISDAVKEQAKQGQNIIAAVENVTKQAAQVTQATIEQAQGVEEIIKSVLNAREQINQISEAVKEQASQGQIIVKAAENVTNQASQVSQTVQEQAAGVDEIIRGVANAREQVRQITVAVKEQAKHGQDITKSVQNITEQAAFVTNAVKEQAQGINDIVKSIENAREQMLQVTTAVKEQARQGQNIVSGVENITSQAAQITNITKEQAHGVENIVRGVANAREQVKQITAAMKEQSASADKVINNVEHVTLQAGGVADATKIQANDVEQLAKYTSEINRVINLNIKDVERTVTVTNELSKYSEEIMNVLLELIQ, encoded by the coding sequence ATGGGATTCAAAAGAAATATGGCTTTAAAATTTATGAAGAAATCGGGAATTACTTACAGTGTTAATATTGCCGCAGATTCAGCAAAAAAACTGGATGAAAAACTAAAGGTTTTATCCGGTATTGCCGAACAGGTAAAAAAAGGTACCGTGGAACAATCCGCTGCTGTAGTTTCCACAAATTCAATGACGGACGAGCTTTCAAAGTCAATTAAAGGTGTTGTAAGGAACGCCGAAAGACTGATGGAACTTGCCGAACAGTCCCAAAAGTTTCTTGAAGAAATGGTTTTTACGATAAAACAGGTTGTCGGGAACAGTGAAAGCACGTCGAAGTCGGTGGAGGAGATATCGGCTTCGATTGAGCAAATGGGAAAATCAATAAAAAGTGTGGCAGGTAACGCTGAAAGTATGGCAGCTTCAGCCGAAGAGATCTCAAAGATCTCAAAAGCCATACAGGAGATAGTTGCGTCTATCCAGCAGGTGGCCGGAAATGCTGAAAGTACTGCTGGGTCTGTAGAGCAGATTTCTGTTTCGATAGAACAGATGAGTAAATCGATAAAAGGCGTTGCCGGAAATGCCGAAAATCTTACCGGCTCTGCAAAAGAGGCTACTGCGGTGGTTCAGGAAGTTGCTGCGTCTATTCAGCAGGTAGCTGGTAATGCTGAAAGCACAGCTGCCTCGGTGGAACAAATCTCTGCTGCCATTGAACGAATGGGCAAATCTATCAAAGGAGTGGCGGATAACGCGGAAAGTCTGTCAAGTTCTGCCGAAGAAGCGACAAAAGCCATTCATTCAATGGTTGCATCAATCCGGCAGGTGGCCGGCAATGCTGAAAATACTGCGAATTCCATAGAAAGGATATCTTTATCCGTCGAGCAAATGGGCAAATCGGTTAAAAGTGTTGCCGGAAATGCCGAAAGCATGACAGAATCCGCCCAGGAAACATCGGAAGCGGTACAGGAGATTGTGGCGTCCATTCAGCAGGTTGCCGGAAACAGTGAAAGCACATCGATATCCATAGAACAGATATCTTCTTCAATAGAGCAGATGGGTAAGTCTATAAAAGGCGTTGCCGGAAACGCCGAAAGCCTGAAAGAATCTGCCGAAGAGGCTACAGCGGCGGTGCAGGAAATTATATCGTCCATACAGCAGGTATCCGGTAATGCCGAGAGTACCGCCAACTCGGTGGAACAAATTTCTTCATCCATTGAACAGATAGGAAAGTCTATCAGGAGTGTAGCGGGCAATGCCGAAAGCCTGACAGGTTCCGCGGAAGAAGCGTCGGCGGCAATACAGGAGATTGTGGCATCCATCCAGCAGGTGGCCGGGAACGCGGAAAGCACGTCAAAATCAGTCGAAGAAATAGCTTCATCTATAGAACAAATGGGTAAGTCCATACAAGGAGTTGCGGGAAATGCCGAAAGTTTAAAAACATCTGCGGACGAGACTGCTGCGGCAATACAGGAAATAGTAACATCCATCCAGCAGGTGGCCGGAAATTCGGAAAGTACGGCAAGCTCAGTAGAACAAATCGCTTCGTCCATAGAACAAATTGGTAAGTCGATAAAAGGAGTGGCAGGGAACAGTGAAAGCCTGAAAGCATCGGCAGATGAATCCTCTGCTGCAATACAGGAAATGGTGGTATCAATACAGCAGGTATCGGGTAATGCGGAAAGTACCGCAAGTTCCGTGGAACAAATTTCATCATCCATCGAACAAATGAGCAAATCGATAAAAGGTGTTGCCGGAAACGCCGAAAGCCTTAAAGGATCAGCAGAAGAGGCAACGGCAGCGGTGCAGGAAATAGTGGCGTCAATCCAGCAGGTAGCCGGAAATGCGGAAAGTACGGCCAAATCGGTTGAAGAGATATCTGCTTCTATAGAACAGATGAGCAAATCAATTCAGGGTGTTGCGAAAAGTGCCGAGTTGCTCCAGAAATCCGCAAATGAAACATTTAACGTCGTTGAAAACATGGCGGCTTCGATCAGCCAGGTCGCGCAAAGCGCGCAAAATGTAAATAAATTGAGTGAAAATGTGATGAATGACGCGAAAGACGGTCAGAAAGCCGTTGCCGATACATTGCTGGCTATAAAGGATATATCCGAGGTTATTCATCGTGCTGAAAATGTTATAAACGGACTTGGGAAAAGTTCGGAAAAAATAGGCAGTATAATTGAAGTCATTGACGATATCGCGGAACAGACCAATCTCCTTGCGCTGAACGCTGCAATTGAAGCGGCAAGAGCGGGAGAGCATGGCAAGGGATTTGCGGTTGTCGCCGATGAAGTAAGAAAACTGGCGGAACGCACGGCCACAGCAACAAAGGAAATATCGGATCTCATTAAAGGAATACAGGGAGAAACAAGCCAGGCCATCAAGGCGATAGAAATCGGCACTCAAAAGGTTGAGCATGGTTCAAGGTTAAGTGATGAGGCAGGAAAGGCCATTGAAAAAATAGTTGAAGGAATAGAAAATGTGAATGCGGAGATCCGCCAGATAACCACTGCGACTGAAGAACAGAATAAAGGCAGCGCAAAAATCATTGAAGCGGTGAATACGGTAGCTAACCAGGCGGCGATGGTTACCCAGGCGACGAAAGAACAGGCTGCAGGAGTGGAAAATATAGTCAAAGGTATTGCAAATGCAAGAGAACAGGTGAGACAGGTTACTGTTGCGGTGAAGGAACAGGCAAAACAGGGACAGAATATTGTAATCGCCGTGGAAAACGTAACAAATCAGGCCGCGCAAGTTACTCAGGCTACAACGGAACAGGCCAGAGGCGTGGAAGAAATTATCAAGGGGGTAGCCAATGCAAGGGAACAGATGCGTCAGGTTACCGTTGCGGTGAAAGAACAGGCAAAGCAGGGGCAAAACATCGTACAGGCCGTTGAAAACGTTACCTTGCAAACAGCCCAGGTATCTGCCGCGGTGAAAGAACAGGCCGCCGGGGTTGAGGAAATAATAAAGGGCATAGCCAATGCCCGCGAACAGCTAAGGCAGATTACCATAGCGGTGAAAGAGCAGGCAAAACAAAGCCAGAATATAGTGGCTGCCGCTGAAAACGTTACCAAACAGGCCGCACAGGTAACTCAGGCCACCATCGAACAGGCTAAAGGTGTTGAAAATATAATTAAAGATATTGATAACGCAAGGGAACAAATGCGTCAGGTTACACTTGCAGTGCGAGAACAGGCCAAGCAGGGGCAGAGCATTGTTGCGGCGGTTGAGAATGTGACCAGGCAGGCGGCACAGGTGAGCGATATAACCAAGGAACAGGCCAAAGAGCTTGAAAATATTATAAAGGGCATAGAGAATTCCAGGGAACAGATAAGGCAAGTCAGCGAAGCGGTGAAGGAACAGGCGAAACAGGGGCAGAATATTGTAATTGCAGTGGAAAACGTGACAAAACAGGCAGCCCAGGTGACACAGGCCACCATTGAACAGGCTCAGGGAGTTGAAGAAATCATTAAGGGTGTAGTCAACGCAAGAGAACAGGTAAGGCAGATTTCAGATGCGGTAAAGGAACAGGCAAAACAGGGACAGAATATTATAGCGGCAGTGGAAAATGTAACAAAACAGGCAGCCCAGGTGACACAGGCCACCATTGAACAGGCCCAGGGCGTGGAAGAAATCATTAAAAGTGTTCTGAATGCGAGGGAACAGATAAATCAAATAAGCGAAGCAGTAAAAGAACAGGCGTCTCAGGGACAAATCATCGTTAAAGCCGCTGAAAACGTTACAAACCAAGCCTCCCAGGTTTCCCAGACGGTACAGGAACAGGCGGCAGGTGTTGATGAAATCATCAGGGGTGTTGCCAATGCGCGGGAACAGGTACGACAGATTACCGTTGCAGTGAAAGAACAGGCAAAACATGGCCAGGATATTACAAAGTCGGTTCAGAACATTACCGAACAGGCGGCTTTTGTGACAAACGCGGTTAAAGAACAGGCTCAAGGTATTAACGATATAGTGAAAAGCATTGAGAATGCAAGAGAACAAATGCTCCAGGTTACAACTGCAGTAAAAGAACAGGCCAGACAGGGGCAAAACATAGTTTCCGGCGTTGAGAATATTACCAGTCAGGCGGCACAGATTACCAATATTACAAAAGAACAGGCTCATGGAGTTGAGAATATAGTAAGAGGCGTGGCAAATGCAAGAGAACAGGTAAAACAGATTACGGCGGCTATGAAAGAGCAGTCGGCAAGTGCGGATAAGGTTATTAATAACGTAGAGCATGTAACCCTTCAGGCAGGTGGAGTGGCTGACGCGACAAAAATTCAGGCGAATGATGTGGAACAGTTGGCTAAATATACTTCGGAAATAAACCGTGTTATCAACCTTAATATCAAGGATGTTGAACGAACTGTTACAGTAACGAATGAATTGTCTAAATACTCGGAAGAGATTATGAATGTGCTTCTTGAATTAATTCAATGA
- a CDS encoding chemotaxis protein CheA: protein MASIFESPEMIGAFIAEVEEQLQMLENSIISLEQNGETEEHVHELFRIAHTLKGCSATMGFEKMKNLAHELENVLDSIRNGFLKISGPVTDVLFDCLDCLRMLKDDYVSDANNIKTDINPVINKLKAITASENKQEDNPDKAGNAEVEHSKSVIFALDTKQREQINHALEIGQNVLVCEISISEDSQMKSTRACLIMNFLNEWGTVVSMVPNVLEVPVDSDICNVAFLVITQMSAAALEHKARNDLMDVSDVKVFPYSVDTAEHVIKAYETETRDMDNASCAKTPGDEKKIVHTVRIDVDRLERMMELVGELVIEQIRIAQVANSLYNRYRSDETVDDLVVISNNISVLINELREKIIKTRMIPIQQLFSRFPRMVRDLSRSLNKEVNLVLEGEETEIDRTIMEEMSDPLIHLIRNAIDHGIEEPEVRRRLGKPEKGTLRITAFHHDSNVIITVEDDGAGIDIQKIKEAAVKKRLVTAQEADSMTEQQLINLIFHSGFSTSQTVSDISGRGVGLDIVKSHVEKLNGIIDVETCAGAGTRFIIKLPFTLAILKGLLVKIGDETYAIPMNNVIEIVRKTNNEIESVNGQAITVIRDKAIPLVWLHDYFGIPRGEEKRNVLVVLLGIAERHFGLVVDGLIGNQEIVVTNLGSYIGKVEGISGATILGDRSVACILDVAGILDMISKKRAAKIHNKQTEN, encoded by the coding sequence ATGGCCAGTATATTTGAAAGTCCTGAGATGATTGGAGCTTTTATTGCCGAAGTGGAAGAACAGTTACAAATGCTTGAAAACAGCATTATAAGTTTGGAACAAAACGGGGAGACGGAAGAACATGTGCATGAATTATTCCGCATTGCCCATACCTTAAAGGGCTGTTCGGCCACCATGGGTTTTGAGAAAATGAAAAACCTTGCCCATGAACTGGAGAATGTTTTGGACAGTATCCGGAACGGTTTTCTGAAAATATCCGGACCGGTTACAGATGTCCTTTTTGATTGCCTGGACTGTTTAAGAATGCTGAAAGATGATTACGTATCGGACGCGAACAACATTAAGACCGATATAAATCCTGTTATAAACAAACTGAAAGCAATAACGGCGTCTGAGAATAAGCAAGAAGATAATCCGGATAAAGCCGGGAATGCGGAGGTTGAACATAGTAAATCAGTAATATTCGCTCTTGACACAAAACAGCGGGAGCAGATAAACCATGCCTTGGAAATCGGGCAGAATGTTCTTGTATGCGAAATTAGTATTTCTGAAGACAGCCAGATGAAATCAACCAGAGCCTGTCTTATTATGAACTTTCTTAATGAATGGGGCACTGTCGTAAGCATGGTTCCAAATGTCTTGGAGGTGCCGGTAGATTCTGATATCTGCAACGTGGCCTTTTTAGTTATCACACAGATGAGCGCTGCTGCGTTGGAGCATAAAGCGCGGAATGACCTGATGGATGTAAGTGATGTCAAAGTTTTTCCTTATAGCGTCGATACCGCTGAACATGTAATAAAAGCATATGAGACTGAGACACGGGACATGGACAATGCCTCGTGTGCAAAAACACCGGGGGATGAAAAAAAGATTGTACATACCGTTAGGATTGATGTGGATCGGCTGGAAAGAATGATGGAGCTGGTAGGAGAACTGGTGATAGAACAGATAAGAATTGCACAGGTTGCAAACAGCTTATACAACCGGTATCGGTCTGATGAAACTGTCGATGATCTGGTTGTTATTTCAAACAATATATCGGTGTTGATAAACGAGCTTCGCGAAAAAATCATAAAAACACGCATGATTCCGATACAGCAATTGTTCAGCCGATTTCCCCGAATGGTGCGGGATTTGTCCCGATCGTTGAATAAAGAGGTAAATCTTGTGCTTGAGGGTGAAGAAACCGAGATAGACAGGACAATAATGGAAGAAATGAGTGATCCTTTGATCCACCTTATACGGAATGCCATAGATCACGGGATTGAAGAGCCGGAGGTACGCAGAAGATTGGGAAAGCCTGAAAAGGGTACTTTGCGGATAACTGCATTTCATCATGACAGCAATGTAATAATAACTGTTGAAGATGACGGGGCGGGGATTGATATACAGAAAATAAAAGAAGCTGCGGTAAAAAAACGGCTTGTAACAGCGCAGGAAGCAGACAGTATGACCGAACAGCAGCTGATAAACTTAATTTTTCATTCGGGTTTTTCAACTTCGCAAACTGTAAGTGATATTTCCGGGCGTGGAGTCGGACTGGATATTGTAAAGTCGCATGTTGAGAAATTAAATGGAATCATTGATGTTGAAACATGCGCTGGGGCCGGTACAAGGTTTATAATCAAGCTTCCGTTCACGCTCGCAATATTGAAAGGACTTCTGGTAAAAATCGGGGATGAAACATACGCGATTCCTATGAATAACGTGATTGAAATTGTAAGGAAAACAAATAACGAAATAGAGTCGGTTAACGGACAGGCCATTACGGTTATAAGGGACAAAGCAATTCCTTTGGTATGGCTGCATGATTATTTCGGGATTCCGCGAGGAGAGGAGAAAAGGAATGTTCTTGTAGTATTACTCGGAATAGCTGAAAGGCATTTCGGCCTTGTAGTGGATGGACTTATAGGGAACCAGGAAATTGTTGTTACAAACCTGGGATCTTACATAGGAAAAGTTGAAGGTATATCCGGAGCTACGATTCTGGGTGACAGAAGTGTAGCCTGCATACTTGACGTGGCGGGAATTCTGGACATGATAAGCAAGAAAAGGGCTGCAAAAATCCATAATAAACAGACTGAAAATTAA
- a CDS encoding chemotaxis protein CheW encodes MDELLNSQYVVYELAGEKYALKISDVYEIIKMQNITPIHNSKAFLEGIINLRGRIIPVANLHRKFGLPDYTSTKKTRIIVVKSRNEMIGIVVDKVNQVIRFSDIQPPPEMVAGIDGSYFEGVGITDEGVISILNIDKVLYE; translated from the coding sequence ATGGACGAGCTTTTAAACAGCCAATATGTGGTTTATGAATTGGCCGGTGAGAAATATGCGTTAAAAATCAGCGATGTATATGAAATTATAAAAATGCAGAATATTACACCAATACATAACAGTAAAGCTTTTCTTGAGGGAATTATTAATCTCAGGGGCAGGATCATACCTGTAGCCAATCTTCATAGAAAATTCGGTCTTCCTGATTACACCTCTACGAAGAAAACCAGGATAATAGTTGTAAAAAGCAGGAATGAAATGATTGGGATTGTGGTTGATAAAGTAAACCAGGTTATAAGATTTTCCGATATTCAGCCACCTCCGGAGATGGTAGCCGGTATTGACGGCAGCTATTTTGAGGGCGTAGGTATTACCGACGAAGGCGTTATAAGCATTTTGAACATTGACAAGGTACTCTATGAATAA
- a CDS encoding response regulator encodes MKRVLIVDDTAFMRMSLKAMLEKNGFQVVDEAENGSVAVKKYKELRPDIVTMDITMPVMDGIQALKEIRKFDANSKVIMISALGQEAYVREAVLSGAKGFIVKPFKEDYVIQTLNKL; translated from the coding sequence ATGAAGAGAGTTCTTATCGTTGATGACACCGCTTTTATGAGAATGTCTTTAAAAGCCATGCTTGAAAAGAATGGCTTTCAGGTAGTGGACGAGGCAGAAAACGGTTCAGTGGCAGTAAAAAAATATAAAGAGCTCAGACCGGATATTGTAACGATGGATATAACAATGCCGGTCATGGATGGTATCCAGGCACTGAAGGAAATAAGAAAATTTGATGCCAATTCCAAAGTTATAATGATTTCGGCCCTCGGGCAGGAAGCTTATGTGAGGGAGGCAGTCCTGTCTGGAGCAAAAGGGTTTATAGTAAAGCCGTTTAAGGAGGATTACGTAATTCAGACATTAAATAAACTGTAA
- a CDS encoding tyrosine-type recombinase/integrase yields MTVEPIRSKEKIKKMYYYLNGKDPKYGLLFKFGLNTGLRISDILPLKVKDVYTPDNRFREYLILKEKKTDKEKKIKINHSLKREIDNYVKTQNLKYEDWLFASRKGGHIGRVQSYRVLREAAEAVGVENFGTHSLRKTWGYWTYKMSRYNIGLIMDTFNHSSQSITLRYIGVNQDQKDELYSLVQF; encoded by the coding sequence ATGACTGTGGAACCAATTCGCAGCAAGGAAAAAATTAAAAAAATGTACTATTACTTGAACGGAAAGGATCCCAAATACGGACTGTTGTTTAAATTTGGTCTGAACACGGGATTAAGGATAAGCGATATTTTGCCTTTAAAAGTTAAAGATGTCTATACACCGGATAACCGGTTTCGTGAATACCTTATTCTGAAAGAGAAAAAAACGGATAAGGAGAAAAAAATAAAAATAAACCATTCTTTAAAGAGAGAGATAGATAACTACGTAAAAACGCAAAATTTAAAATATGAGGATTGGCTTTTCGCGAGCAGAAAAGGAGGGCATATTGGCAGAGTACAAAGCTACCGAGTATTGCGTGAAGCAGCCGAAGCCGTAGGCGTGGAGAACTTTGGCACCCATAGTTTGCGTAAAACCTGGGGATACTGGACCTATAAAATGTCCCGGTATAATATAGGGCTTATTATGGATACATTCAATCACAGCTCACAAAGTATAACGCTGCGTTATATAGGTGTAAACCAGGATCAAAAAGATGAGCTTTACTCTTTAGTCCAATTTTGA
- a CDS encoding DUF6485 family protein — protein sequence MENKKHFCTCTDLSCKLHPNNHSKGCDPCVRKNLKDGEIPSCFFRLINNDISELKEFTIESFVDFYLKNKTNKTE from the coding sequence ATGGAAAATAAAAAACATTTTTGCACATGCACCGATTTAAGCTGCAAATTGCATCCTAATAACCATTCCAAAGGATGTGATCCCTGCGTGCGTAAAAATCTTAAAGACGGGGAAATTCCGAGCTGTTTTTTCAGACTGATTAATAATGATATATCAGAATTGAAAGAGTTCACAATCGAAAGTTTTGTTGATTTCTATTTAAAAAACAAAACAAATAAAACTGAATAA
- the nspC gene encoding carboxynorspermidine decarboxylase — MNKSVQSFKAVDLDIDISGLPTPIYIVDERLVEKNLRILKNVMDRTGCKILLAQKAFSMYSLYPLIGKYLSGTAASSLFEARLGFEEMKGKEVHIYAPAYREEEFDEIMKICDHIIFNSFSQWNKYKARVKSSGRKIECGLRINPEYSEIETQIYNPCSEGSRLGITLENFREDDLEGIDGLHFHTMCEQNSDVLKRTIEVVDRKFGKYISRMKWINFGGGHHITRPGYDMETLSECIMYMKNKYGVEVYLEPGEAIALNAGYLAARVLDFVKNKVDIAILDTSAACHMPDVIEMPYRPKIVGAGDAGMYPYTYRLGGLTCLAGDVIGDYSFKEPLQEGDVLLFTDMAIYTMVKNNTFNGVNLPAIAVYNDKDGLRIIKKFGYEDFKGRLS, encoded by the coding sequence ATGAATAAAAGTGTCCAAAGTTTCAAAGCCGTTGATTTGGATATTGATATATCCGGGCTTCCAACACCGATATACATTGTAGATGAGAGGCTTGTGGAGAAAAATCTCAGGATACTTAAAAACGTAATGGACAGGACAGGCTGCAAAATTCTCCTCGCCCAGAAAGCTTTTTCGATGTACTCGCTGTATCCGCTTATCGGCAAATACCTCAGCGGTACGGCAGCCAGTTCGCTTTTTGAGGCAAGGCTGGGTTTTGAGGAGATGAAGGGGAAAGAAGTGCATATATACGCTCCGGCGTACAGGGAAGAAGAATTTGATGAGATAATGAAAATATGCGACCATATAATTTTTAATTCCTTTTCCCAGTGGAACAAATACAAAGCCAGGGTTAAATCTTCAGGCAGGAAAATAGAATGCGGGCTGAGGATAAACCCGGAGTATTCGGAAATTGAAACTCAGATTTATAATCCGTGTTCCGAGGGTTCCAGGCTTGGTATAACGCTGGAGAATTTCAGGGAGGATGATTTGGAAGGCATAGACGGCCTGCATTTTCATACCATGTGTGAACAGAACTCTGATGTGTTAAAGCGAACTATTGAAGTGGTGGACAGGAAGTTTGGAAAATATATAAGCAGGATGAAATGGATAAACTTTGGCGGAGGACATCACATTACCAGGCCCGGATATGATATGGAAACACTGAGTGAATGCATTATGTATATGAAAAATAAATACGGTGTGGAGGTTTATCTCGAACCCGGCGAGGCGATAGCTTTGAATGCGGGGTATCTGGCTGCCAGGGTTCTGGATTTTGTGAAAAATAAAGTTGACATAGCAATACTGGATACTTCCGCGGCATGCCACATGCCCGATGTTATTGAAATGCCTTACAGGCCCAAAATAGTAGGGGCAGGCGACGCAGGAATGTATCCCTATACTTACAGGCTTGGCGGGCTTACATGCCTTGCAGGCGACGTTATAGGGGATTATTCCTTCAAAGAACCGTTGCAGGAAGGCGACGTTCTTCTTTTTACCGATATGGCAATTTATACGATGGTCAAAAACAATACATTTAACGGCGTAAACCTTCCTGCAATAGCGGTATATAACGATAAAGACGGATTAAGAATAATCAAAAAGTTTGGATATGAAGACTTCAAAGGACGTCTGTCGTAG
- a CDS encoding saccharopine dehydrogenase family protein codes for MGKALIIGAGGVGRVVAHKCAQNPDVFEEILIASRTKEKCDQLKKELDGGKTKVHTAKVDADNTEELISLINDFKPGIVINVALPYQDLTIMDACLATGTDYLDTANYEPPEIPKFEYKWQWAYKERYEKAGITAILGCGFDPGVTGVFTAYAQKHYFDEIHYIDILDCNAGDHGYPFATNFNPEINIREITAPGLYWENGEWIETKPLEIKRTYNFPEIGNMDIYLLHHEEIESLAKNIKGVKRIRFWMTFSQKYLTHLQVLQNVGMTSIEPIEFEGKLIQPLKFLKAVLPDPATLGPKTKGKTNIGCIFRGVKDGKPRDYYVYNVCDHQECYREVGSQAVSYTAGVPAMIGAMMVLTGKWKKPGVFNVEELDPDPFMDALNKNGLPWKESFTPDILD; via the coding sequence ATGGGAAAAGCTCTGATTATCGGTGCAGGAGGAGTGGGCAGGGTTGTTGCCCATAAATGTGCGCAAAATCCCGATGTATTTGAAGAAATTTTAATTGCGAGCAGGACAAAAGAAAAATGCGATCAGCTCAAAAAAGAACTGGACGGGGGAAAAACCAAAGTACATACTGCAAAAGTTGATGCCGACAATACGGAAGAGCTCATAAGTTTAATCAATGACTTCAAACCCGGCATAGTCATCAATGTTGCACTGCCGTATCAGGATCTGACCATAATGGATGCGTGCCTTGCCACAGGAACCGATTACCTGGATACTGCCAATTATGAGCCACCCGAGATCCCGAAATTTGAGTACAAGTGGCAGTGGGCATACAAAGAAAGATATGAAAAGGCAGGAATTACCGCTATTTTGGGTTGTGGTTTTGATCCCGGTGTTACAGGAGTATTCACTGCCTATGCCCAGAAACATTATTTTGATGAAATTCACTACATAGACATACTGGACTGTAACGCCGGGGATCATGGCTATCCGTTTGCCACTAACTTCAACCCGGAAATCAATATACGTGAAATAACGGCACCGGGACTTTACTGGGAAAACGGGGAATGGATTGAAACAAAACCGCTGGAAATCAAAAGAACTTACAATTTTCCGGAGATAGGCAACATGGATATTTATTTGCTGCATCATGAGGAAATAGAATCGCTGGCAAAGAACATAAAGGGTGTAAAGAGAATTAGATTCTGGATGACGTTTTCCCAGAAATATCTTACCCACCTTCAGGTTCTCCAGAATGTCGGCATGACGTCGATAGAACCGATAGAATTTGAGGGTAAGCTCATACAGCCACTGAAATTCTTGAAGGCCGTTCTGCCCGATCCGGCAACGCTGGGGCCCAAAACAAAAGGCAAGACAAATATCGGGTGCATATTCCGGGGAGTTAAAGACGGCAAGCCCAGGGATTATTATGTCTATAACGTCTGTGACCATCAGGAATGCTACAGGGAAGTTGGGTCTCAGGCAGTTTCATATACCGCCGGTGTTCCGGCAATGATAGGTGCAATGATGGTACTGACCGGCAAATGGAAAAAGCCGGGCGTATTCAATGTAGAAGAACTTGATCCCGATCCGTTTATGGATGCGCTGAACAAAAACGGCCTGCCGTGGAAGGAAAGTTTTACACCCGATATTTTGGATTAG